Proteins from a single region of Argopecten irradians isolate NY chromosome 7, Ai_NY, whole genome shotgun sequence:
- the LOC138327667 gene encoding uncharacterized protein isoform X2 — MLFEHTSGCVDVHQGSIPGSTLTRAVWLIDGPIYTHKVLKKALTVNMTGSCHARKRFCGMRTLFRLLLASAVLYGIIYIGYMIGISNETNYTRSNSIDRASSSSLASRPQIVMGMLTPHTNLQFREGQRTTWISAIRILESELPFRITCKFPIDRPTNDTIAENKKYNDIVFLNATSQGRGVKFEEKMYLWFKYIHEHYPDALLGGKVDDDVFLCVPQIFNRLNELKSSTLYYGWSHGSGEKVNIDTRMDEMFVILGRDLIGRIAKRKYCGEPKCSKTEDLIDTNFGGTSIGSWLSAYDDIDYQRDNAKILHMGRGAEAKILTYIKPDFCLKYVLNHKSSVEIMKRLHEYNKPTPVRFSPGKYVNSVVRSSFDKITGSSETPSRPSLHKFVGAVTGSMFSGDVVRTRLPEPLTNPHTSVAVMDKMPACDNWGVVTTIFSASKAVKNIALLSQWCVVIVADKKTPDEGTYISEMKLNQTNIQRIKYLSVTEQGALYPLLTDVIPLNHFGRKNIGYMYAIHHKAKYVWDFDDDNDGTVDLNDFKSPFSYVTDCASTTHLLVNPYPYFGVEETYTWPRGFPLQDIKNKTTLPKLCNSSDAIQLGIVQSLANQQPDIDAIYRMSRDAPFNFRATRKSHKPFVVPGKKFAPLNAQATLWLTPAFPYIALPISVNGRVSDIWRSYIAQYFLHKENIRVAFSPPYVTQERNAHDSLRDFNAELDIYQKVKQLVHFISSEQSPYLSIVDLYKSLYMRNYLEELDIQFIEAWTKTLKSIEM, encoded by the coding sequence AAAGCCTTAACAGTCAACATGACTGGAAGCTGCCATGCCAGAAAGCGGTTCTGTGGAATGAGAACTTTGTTCAGATTACTTTTGGCTAGTGCTGTTCTCTATGGGATCATCTATATAGGGTATATGATAGGAATCTCAAACGAAACCAATTATACTCGTTCAAATTCTATAGATCGAGCTTCGTCATCATCCTTAGCTTCTCGTCCTCAAATCGTGATGGGGATGTTGACACCACATACCAATCTCCAATTCCGCGAAGGACAGCGAACTACATGGATTTCAGCAATACGAATTTTGGAGTCTGAGCTTCCCTTTCGTATAACTTGCAAGTTTCCTATTGATCGTCCAACAAATGACACCATTGCAGAAAACAAAAAGTACAATGACATTGTTTTTCTAAATGCAACAAGTCAAGGAAGAGGTGTGAAATTTGAAGAGAAGATGTATCTGTGGTTCAAATACATACACGAACATTACCCAGATGCATTACTTGGTGGAAAAGTTGATGATGACGTTTTCCTATGTGTACCACAGATTTTTAATAGACTGAATGAACTGAAATCGTCGACATTGTATTACGGTTGGTCACATGGTTCAGGTGAAAAGGTGAATATTGACACGCGAATGGATGAGATGTTTGTGATTCTAGGAAGAGATCTGATAGGACGGATCGCTAAACGTAAGTATTGTGGAGAACCGAAGTGTAGTAAGACTGAGGACTTAATAGATACCAACTTTGGAGGGACTTCTATAGGTTCCTGGCTGTCCGCATATGACGATATTGATTATCAACGTGACAACGCTAAAATCCTTCATATGGGTCGTGGAGCAGAAGCAAAAATTCTAACATACATAAAACCTgacttttgtttaaaatacgTCCTCAACCATAAGTCATCTGTGGAGATAATGAAACGTCTTCATGAATATAATAAACCAACACCTGTCCGTTTTTCACCTGGCAAGTACGTTAACTCTGTGGTAAGGTCTTCTTTCGACAAAATCACCGGATCTTCGGAAACACCTTCACGACCCTCGCTCCACAAATTTGTTGGTGCCGTGACCGGGTCAATGTTTTCGGGAGATGTCGTAAGGACACGCTTGCCAGAGCCTTTAACAAACCCTCACACATCTGTAGCGGTCATGGACAAGATGCCTGCATGTGATAACTGGGGAGTAGTCACAACGATTTTCTCTGCTTCGAAAGCTGTGAAAAATATAGCATTGCTTTCGCAATGGTGCGTGGTAATTGTAGCGGACAAGAAAACACCAGATGAGGGTACGTACATATCTGAAATGAAGCTAAACCAGACTAATATACAACGAATCAAATATCTCTCAGTTACTGAACAGGGTGCCTTGTATCCTTTATTGACGGACGTGATACCGCTAAATCACTTCGGAAGGAAGAACATAGGATACATGTACGCCATCCACCACAAGGCTAAATACGTGTGGGATTtcgatgatgacaatgatggaACAGtagatttaaatgatttcaaatCTCCTTTCAGTTATGTCACAGATTGTGCAAGTACAACTCATCTACTTGTGAACCCTTATCCATACTTTGGAGTTGAGGAAACCTACACATGGCCAAGAGGTTTTCCATTACAAGATATAAAGAACAAAACGACATTACCTAAATTATGTAATTCATCAGATGCCATTCAGCTTGGCATTGTGCAGTCACTAGCAAATCAACAACCGGATATTGATGCTATTTACCGGATGTCACGTGACGCTCCGTTTAATTTTCGCGCCACACGGAAGTCTCATAAACCATTTGTTGTGCCTGGGAAAAAATTTGCTCCACTTAATGCTCAAGCAACACTTTGGTTAACCCCTGCCTTTCCGTACATAGCGCTACCTATCAGTGTGAATGGGCGCGTCAGTGACATCTGGAGAAGTTACATTGCACAATATTTCCTACACAAAGAAAACATCCGCGTAGCATTTTCGCCACCGTATGTAACACAAGAAAGGAATGCTCATGACAGTTTGAGAGATTTTAATGCAGAATTGGATATCTATCAGAAAGTTAAGCAATTAGTGCATTTTATTTCATCTGAACAATCTCCTTATTTAAGTATTGTAGATTTGTATAAAAGTTTATATATGAGGAACTATCTAGAGGAACTAGATATTCAATTCATTGAGGCTTGGACGAAGACATTGAAAAGCATAGAAATGTAA
- the LOC138327667 gene encoding uncharacterized protein isoform X3 — MTGSCHARKRFCGMRTLFRLLLASAVLYGIIYIGYMIGISNETNYTRSNSIDRASSSSLASRPQIVMGMLTPHTNLQFREGQRTTWISAIRILESELPFRITCKFPIDRPTNDTIAENKKYNDIVFLNATSQGRGVKFEEKMYLWFKYIHEHYPDALLGGKVDDDVFLCVPQIFNRLNELKSSTLYYGWSHGSGEKVNIDTRMDEMFVILGRDLIGRIAKRKYCGEPKCSKTEDLIDTNFGGTSIGSWLSAYDDIDYQRDNAKILHMGRGAEAKILTYIKPDFCLKYVLNHKSSVEIMKRLHEYNKPTPVRFSPGKYVNSVVRSSFDKITGSSETPSRPSLHKFVGAVTGSMFSGDVVRTRLPEPLTNPHTSVAVMDKMPACDNWGVVTTIFSASKAVKNIALLSQWCVVIVADKKTPDEGTYISEMKLNQTNIQRIKYLSVTEQGALYPLLTDVIPLNHFGRKNIGYMYAIHHKAKYVWDFDDDNDGTVDLNDFKSPFSYVTDCASTTHLLVNPYPYFGVEETYTWPRGFPLQDIKNKTTLPKLCNSSDAIQLGIVQSLANQQPDIDAIYRMSRDAPFNFRATRKSHKPFVVPGKKFAPLNAQATLWLTPAFPYIALPISVNGRVSDIWRSYIAQYFLHKENIRVAFSPPYVTQERNAHDSLRDFNAELDIYQKVKQLVHFISSEQSPYLSIVDLYKSLYMRNYLEELDIQFIEAWTKTLKSIEM, encoded by the coding sequence ATGACTGGAAGCTGCCATGCCAGAAAGCGGTTCTGTGGAATGAGAACTTTGTTCAGATTACTTTTGGCTAGTGCTGTTCTCTATGGGATCATCTATATAGGGTATATGATAGGAATCTCAAACGAAACCAATTATACTCGTTCAAATTCTATAGATCGAGCTTCGTCATCATCCTTAGCTTCTCGTCCTCAAATCGTGATGGGGATGTTGACACCACATACCAATCTCCAATTCCGCGAAGGACAGCGAACTACATGGATTTCAGCAATACGAATTTTGGAGTCTGAGCTTCCCTTTCGTATAACTTGCAAGTTTCCTATTGATCGTCCAACAAATGACACCATTGCAGAAAACAAAAAGTACAATGACATTGTTTTTCTAAATGCAACAAGTCAAGGAAGAGGTGTGAAATTTGAAGAGAAGATGTATCTGTGGTTCAAATACATACACGAACATTACCCAGATGCATTACTTGGTGGAAAAGTTGATGATGACGTTTTCCTATGTGTACCACAGATTTTTAATAGACTGAATGAACTGAAATCGTCGACATTGTATTACGGTTGGTCACATGGTTCAGGTGAAAAGGTGAATATTGACACGCGAATGGATGAGATGTTTGTGATTCTAGGAAGAGATCTGATAGGACGGATCGCTAAACGTAAGTATTGTGGAGAACCGAAGTGTAGTAAGACTGAGGACTTAATAGATACCAACTTTGGAGGGACTTCTATAGGTTCCTGGCTGTCCGCATATGACGATATTGATTATCAACGTGACAACGCTAAAATCCTTCATATGGGTCGTGGAGCAGAAGCAAAAATTCTAACATACATAAAACCTgacttttgtttaaaatacgTCCTCAACCATAAGTCATCTGTGGAGATAATGAAACGTCTTCATGAATATAATAAACCAACACCTGTCCGTTTTTCACCTGGCAAGTACGTTAACTCTGTGGTAAGGTCTTCTTTCGACAAAATCACCGGATCTTCGGAAACACCTTCACGACCCTCGCTCCACAAATTTGTTGGTGCCGTGACCGGGTCAATGTTTTCGGGAGATGTCGTAAGGACACGCTTGCCAGAGCCTTTAACAAACCCTCACACATCTGTAGCGGTCATGGACAAGATGCCTGCATGTGATAACTGGGGAGTAGTCACAACGATTTTCTCTGCTTCGAAAGCTGTGAAAAATATAGCATTGCTTTCGCAATGGTGCGTGGTAATTGTAGCGGACAAGAAAACACCAGATGAGGGTACGTACATATCTGAAATGAAGCTAAACCAGACTAATATACAACGAATCAAATATCTCTCAGTTACTGAACAGGGTGCCTTGTATCCTTTATTGACGGACGTGATACCGCTAAATCACTTCGGAAGGAAGAACATAGGATACATGTACGCCATCCACCACAAGGCTAAATACGTGTGGGATTtcgatgatgacaatgatggaACAGtagatttaaatgatttcaaatCTCCTTTCAGTTATGTCACAGATTGTGCAAGTACAACTCATCTACTTGTGAACCCTTATCCATACTTTGGAGTTGAGGAAACCTACACATGGCCAAGAGGTTTTCCATTACAAGATATAAAGAACAAAACGACATTACCTAAATTATGTAATTCATCAGATGCCATTCAGCTTGGCATTGTGCAGTCACTAGCAAATCAACAACCGGATATTGATGCTATTTACCGGATGTCACGTGACGCTCCGTTTAATTTTCGCGCCACACGGAAGTCTCATAAACCATTTGTTGTGCCTGGGAAAAAATTTGCTCCACTTAATGCTCAAGCAACACTTTGGTTAACCCCTGCCTTTCCGTACATAGCGCTACCTATCAGTGTGAATGGGCGCGTCAGTGACATCTGGAGAAGTTACATTGCACAATATTTCCTACACAAAGAAAACATCCGCGTAGCATTTTCGCCACCGTATGTAACACAAGAAAGGAATGCTCATGACAGTTTGAGAGATTTTAATGCAGAATTGGATATCTATCAGAAAGTTAAGCAATTAGTGCATTTTATTTCATCTGAACAATCTCCTTATTTAAGTATTGTAGATTTGTATAAAAGTTTATATATGAGGAACTATCTAGAGGAACTAGATATTCAATTCATTGAGGCTTGGACGAAGACATTGAAAAGCATAGAAATGTAA
- the LOC138327667 gene encoding uncharacterized protein isoform X1, whose translation MLFEHTSGCVDVHQGSIPGSTLTRAVWLIDGPIYTHKVLKQKALTVNMTGSCHARKRFCGMRTLFRLLLASAVLYGIIYIGYMIGISNETNYTRSNSIDRASSSSLASRPQIVMGMLTPHTNLQFREGQRTTWISAIRILESELPFRITCKFPIDRPTNDTIAENKKYNDIVFLNATSQGRGVKFEEKMYLWFKYIHEHYPDALLGGKVDDDVFLCVPQIFNRLNELKSSTLYYGWSHGSGEKVNIDTRMDEMFVILGRDLIGRIAKRKYCGEPKCSKTEDLIDTNFGGTSIGSWLSAYDDIDYQRDNAKILHMGRGAEAKILTYIKPDFCLKYVLNHKSSVEIMKRLHEYNKPTPVRFSPGKYVNSVVRSSFDKITGSSETPSRPSLHKFVGAVTGSMFSGDVVRTRLPEPLTNPHTSVAVMDKMPACDNWGVVTTIFSASKAVKNIALLSQWCVVIVADKKTPDEGTYISEMKLNQTNIQRIKYLSVTEQGALYPLLTDVIPLNHFGRKNIGYMYAIHHKAKYVWDFDDDNDGTVDLNDFKSPFSYVTDCASTTHLLVNPYPYFGVEETYTWPRGFPLQDIKNKTTLPKLCNSSDAIQLGIVQSLANQQPDIDAIYRMSRDAPFNFRATRKSHKPFVVPGKKFAPLNAQATLWLTPAFPYIALPISVNGRVSDIWRSYIAQYFLHKENIRVAFSPPYVTQERNAHDSLRDFNAELDIYQKVKQLVHFISSEQSPYLSIVDLYKSLYMRNYLEELDIQFIEAWTKTLKSIEM comes from the coding sequence CAGAAAGCCTTAACAGTCAACATGACTGGAAGCTGCCATGCCAGAAAGCGGTTCTGTGGAATGAGAACTTTGTTCAGATTACTTTTGGCTAGTGCTGTTCTCTATGGGATCATCTATATAGGGTATATGATAGGAATCTCAAACGAAACCAATTATACTCGTTCAAATTCTATAGATCGAGCTTCGTCATCATCCTTAGCTTCTCGTCCTCAAATCGTGATGGGGATGTTGACACCACATACCAATCTCCAATTCCGCGAAGGACAGCGAACTACATGGATTTCAGCAATACGAATTTTGGAGTCTGAGCTTCCCTTTCGTATAACTTGCAAGTTTCCTATTGATCGTCCAACAAATGACACCATTGCAGAAAACAAAAAGTACAATGACATTGTTTTTCTAAATGCAACAAGTCAAGGAAGAGGTGTGAAATTTGAAGAGAAGATGTATCTGTGGTTCAAATACATACACGAACATTACCCAGATGCATTACTTGGTGGAAAAGTTGATGATGACGTTTTCCTATGTGTACCACAGATTTTTAATAGACTGAATGAACTGAAATCGTCGACATTGTATTACGGTTGGTCACATGGTTCAGGTGAAAAGGTGAATATTGACACGCGAATGGATGAGATGTTTGTGATTCTAGGAAGAGATCTGATAGGACGGATCGCTAAACGTAAGTATTGTGGAGAACCGAAGTGTAGTAAGACTGAGGACTTAATAGATACCAACTTTGGAGGGACTTCTATAGGTTCCTGGCTGTCCGCATATGACGATATTGATTATCAACGTGACAACGCTAAAATCCTTCATATGGGTCGTGGAGCAGAAGCAAAAATTCTAACATACATAAAACCTgacttttgtttaaaatacgTCCTCAACCATAAGTCATCTGTGGAGATAATGAAACGTCTTCATGAATATAATAAACCAACACCTGTCCGTTTTTCACCTGGCAAGTACGTTAACTCTGTGGTAAGGTCTTCTTTCGACAAAATCACCGGATCTTCGGAAACACCTTCACGACCCTCGCTCCACAAATTTGTTGGTGCCGTGACCGGGTCAATGTTTTCGGGAGATGTCGTAAGGACACGCTTGCCAGAGCCTTTAACAAACCCTCACACATCTGTAGCGGTCATGGACAAGATGCCTGCATGTGATAACTGGGGAGTAGTCACAACGATTTTCTCTGCTTCGAAAGCTGTGAAAAATATAGCATTGCTTTCGCAATGGTGCGTGGTAATTGTAGCGGACAAGAAAACACCAGATGAGGGTACGTACATATCTGAAATGAAGCTAAACCAGACTAATATACAACGAATCAAATATCTCTCAGTTACTGAACAGGGTGCCTTGTATCCTTTATTGACGGACGTGATACCGCTAAATCACTTCGGAAGGAAGAACATAGGATACATGTACGCCATCCACCACAAGGCTAAATACGTGTGGGATTtcgatgatgacaatgatggaACAGtagatttaaatgatttcaaatCTCCTTTCAGTTATGTCACAGATTGTGCAAGTACAACTCATCTACTTGTGAACCCTTATCCATACTTTGGAGTTGAGGAAACCTACACATGGCCAAGAGGTTTTCCATTACAAGATATAAAGAACAAAACGACATTACCTAAATTATGTAATTCATCAGATGCCATTCAGCTTGGCATTGTGCAGTCACTAGCAAATCAACAACCGGATATTGATGCTATTTACCGGATGTCACGTGACGCTCCGTTTAATTTTCGCGCCACACGGAAGTCTCATAAACCATTTGTTGTGCCTGGGAAAAAATTTGCTCCACTTAATGCTCAAGCAACACTTTGGTTAACCCCTGCCTTTCCGTACATAGCGCTACCTATCAGTGTGAATGGGCGCGTCAGTGACATCTGGAGAAGTTACATTGCACAATATTTCCTACACAAAGAAAACATCCGCGTAGCATTTTCGCCACCGTATGTAACACAAGAAAGGAATGCTCATGACAGTTTGAGAGATTTTAATGCAGAATTGGATATCTATCAGAAAGTTAAGCAATTAGTGCATTTTATTTCATCTGAACAATCTCCTTATTTAAGTATTGTAGATTTGTATAAAAGTTTATATATGAGGAACTATCTAGAGGAACTAGATATTCAATTCATTGAGGCTTGGACGAAGACATTGAAAAGCATAGAAATGTAA